One Candidatus Acidulodesulfobacterium ferriphilum genomic window carries:
- a CDS encoding site-2 protease family protein, whose product MNNTIQLIVIAIIPVLFAIILHEVSHGYVAHIFGDDTAKNAGRLTLNPIKHIDPFGTILLPLLLILLGSPFLFGYAKPVPVNFNGLKNPKRDTGFVAAAGPVTNFLLALISFIFLKIILANFPIMNIYLAYFISHLKFQAVTGGVFFKFFIYPVTFMLFIGIMINLVLGVFNLIPIPPLDGGRVAVSILPAPFSDYLSRLEPFGIFIILILLLINPGNFLGALFNFIVNNIVLRNL is encoded by the coding sequence ATGAACAACACCATCCAACTTATCGTAATTGCAATAATTCCAGTTTTATTTGCAATAATATTGCACGAAGTCTCACACGGCTATGTAGCCCATATCTTCGGCGACGACACCGCAAAGAATGCCGGCAGGTTAACTCTTAATCCCATAAAACATATAGACCCTTTCGGAACAATTCTACTTCCTTTGCTTTTAATTCTTTTGGGTTCGCCCTTTCTCTTCGGTTATGCAAAACCTGTTCCGGTGAATTTTAACGGACTTAAAAATCCTAAAAGGGATACAGGATTTGTTGCGGCCGCAGGTCCGGTTACCAACTTTTTACTTGCGCTAATCTCATTTATATTCTTAAAAATAATTCTCGCAAATTTCCCTATAATGAATATTTACCTCGCTTATTTTATAAGCCACCTTAAATTTCAGGCAGTAACCGGAGGGGTATTTTTTAAATTTTTCATCTATCCGGTAACATTTATGCTTTTCATCGGTATAATGATAAACCTTGTCCTGGGCGTATTTAACCTAATACCGATTCCGCCACTGGACGGCGGAAGAGTTGCGGTCAGCATCCTGCCCGCGCCGTTTTCGGATTATTTAAGCAGGCTCGAACCCTTCGGAATATTTATAATCCTTATATTATTGCTGATAAATCCAGGGAACTTTTTGGGTGCTTTATTTAATTTTATCGTAAATAATATAGTTTTAAGAAATTTATAA